A genomic region of Pyrus communis chromosome 14, drPyrComm1.1, whole genome shotgun sequence contains the following coding sequences:
- the LOC137714858 gene encoding uncharacterized protein isoform X3 produces MDPSNLGDTSSNSKELNSNFSFNTPSGSRQGSGLSRPRLVKVRRGSASQVLKPAASLETGFHPGFNPFRTSFESSNPVSSGPEAGTSVSGAFGTPKSGNEEKLFGANKIDPTANSGKWDSSGGLGRVVIDDMRNLKIGSGNEFFNTKVGAISFNARSSSSAAGLDKGGFVFGNGNKKNSSIDESIVSKLPEDMRKLNIEGPEKRESVEIGNDQKFNFSASDKTKSGSGINDNVGGSLGENDESELLNELKKKLNIRETVQLDQSTDRRNADDVNKFVFGNSKKDSYLSAGASENVLPDKMKTLNIKDTFDGRKGNLLLRKMEKLDIGSRAGDSTQPDPGRSSHETFIKTMETGNCSDKLFHMNEKRDEFYFTSKHDGLGTHSVEFKTPHPKANVFTGVNKKVEFNAKRQSFKETKMKKTAAKLRRSTSAHLGPGHDFVSREGSSEENIEASESYSPMEVSPYQETLADNQCSKENSAASEHLDINEADATTREAKGDTYEYRHDGSVGTEGTLEGSMSEVETESFKSAAEEVDFNSDNSHTSAETEASSSSNMESHDTDGRLHFGFPSSSENRSGSNFTFAASSDAQSQVSASKRLQKKKSLVKAGQDTNTIVPNVKIPYAASSSQFLPYSGASALMSPGHYQKIESSIPQPRHGDNTGVRKEQEIKQESISLSAEAAAAQEACEKWRLRGNQAYSNGDLSKAEDCYTQGVNCVSRNETSRSCLRALMLCYSNRAATRMTVGRIRDALGDCMMAAAIDPNFLKVQVRASNCYLALGEVEDASQHFRRCLQLANDVCVDRKIAVEASDGLHKAQKVSECLNLSAGLFLWKTSTNAEHALQLIDEGLVISPSSEKLLEMKAEALFAQVRRYEEVIELCEQTLSSAEKNNLPADTNDQVVSADSSELSKYFYFRVWRCRMIFKSYFYLGKLEEGLATLDKYEEKMSTSYRNWSKTLQSSEPLVLVVRELLSHKVAGNEAFQAGRHTEAVEHYTTALSCNVESRPFTAVCFCNRAAAYKALGQITDAIADCSLAIALDGNYLKAISRRATLYEMIRDYGEAAKDLQRLVSILTKQVEEKTNLCGTSDRSISSTNDLRQARLRLSEIEEEDRKDIPLDMYLILGVEPSVSASEIKKAYRKAALRHHPDKVGQFFSRSDNGDDGRWKEIAEEVHKDADRLFKMIGEAYAVLSDPTKRARYDTEEEMRNAQKKRSGSSTSRMPADVQNYPFERSSSRRQWREVPRSYGNSSSRGSEATWSSRYS; encoded by the exons ATGGACCCATCAAATTTAGGCGATACATCGTCGAATTCGAAGGAGTTAAACTCCAATTTTAGCTTCAATACGCCGTCAGGTTCTCGGCAGGGGTCGGGTCTTTCCAGGCCGAGGCTTGTGAAGGTGAGGAGGGGCTCGGCGTCCCAGGTTCTGAAGCCGGCTGCCTCCTTGGAAACTGGGTTTCATCCGGGATTTAATCCGTTTCGAACGAGTTTCGAGAGTTCGAATCCAGTCTCATCCGGGCCAGAAGCTGGGACTTCAGTTTCTGGGGCATTTGGGACCCCTAAGAGTGGGAATGAGGAAAAGTTGTTTGGGGCCAATAAGATTGATCCGACTGCGAATTCGGGGAAATGGGATTCTAGTGGAGGTTTGGGGAGAGTTGTGATTGATGATATGAGGAATTTGAAAATTGGGAGCGGCAATGAGTTTTTCAATACAAAAGTGGGTGCTATTAGTTTTAATGCAAGAAGTTCGAGTTCAGCTGCGGGGTTGGATAAaggtggttttgtttttggaaatggCAATAAGAAGAATTCTAGCATTGATGAAAGCATTGTGTCAAAGCTTCCTGAGGATATGAGGAAGTTGAACATTGAAGGTCCCGAGAAGCGTGAATCTGTTGAGATAGGTAACGATCAAAAGTTTAATTTCAGTGCAAGTGATAAGACCAAGTCTGGGTCGGGTATTAATGACAATGTGGGTGGTTCTCTGGGCGAAAATGATGAATCAGAACTGCTAAATGAGTTGAAGAAGAAATTGAACATTCGAGAGACCGTGCAGCTGGATCAAAGTACTGACAGGCGTAATGCCGATGATGTCAATAAGTTTGTCTTTGGAAATAGTAAAAAGGATAGTTATTTATCAGCCGGAGCCTCAGAAAATGTACTTCCAGATAAGATGAAGACTCTGAACATAAAAGATACTTTTGATGGAAGAAAAGGTAATCTTCTATTGAGAAAGATGGAGAAGTTGGATATAGGCAGTAGGGCTGGAGACTCTACGCAACCAGATCCAGGGAGATCTTCACATGAAACATTTATAAAAACTATGGAAACTGGAAATTGTAGCGACAAGTTATTTCACATGAATGAGAAGAGGGATGAGTTTTACTTTACAAGCAAGCACGATGGTTTAGGCACACACTCTGTAGAATTTAAAACACCACACCCTAAAGCAAACGTGTTTACTGGCGTAAACAAGAAAGTGGAATTCAACGCGAAGAGGCAGTCATTCaaggaaacaaaaatgaaaaaaacagcTGCAAAATTAAGGCGTTCTACCTCAGCCCATCTGGGACCTGGGCATGATTTTGTTTCAAGAGAAGGCAGTTCTGAAGAAAACATTGAGGCCTCTGAATCCTATTCGCCAATGGAGGTTTCTCCGTATCAAGAAACATTGGCTGATAACCAGTGTTCAAAAGAGAATTCTGCTGCATCTG AACATTTGGATATAAATGAAGCTGATGCAACAACCAGAGAAGCAAAAGGGGACACTTATGAGTACCGTCACGATGGTAGTGTTGGTACCGAAGGAACTCTTGAAGGATCTATGTCCGAGGTTGAAACTGAAAGCTTTAAGTCTGCAGCTGAGGAGGTAGACTTTAATAGCGATAACTCTCATACTTCAGCAGAAACTGAAGCCAGTTCGAGCTCAAACATGGAGAGCCATGATACTGATGGAAGGCTACACTTTGGCTTCCCTTCAAGTTCAGAAAATAGAAGTGGGTCTAACTTCACCTTTGCTGCCTCTTCCGATGCTCAAAGTCAAGTATCTGCATCAAAACGcctccagaaaaagaaaagtctgGTAAAGGCTGGTCAAGATACCAatactatagttccaaatgttAAGATTCCATATGCAGCATCCTCTTCACAGTTTTTGCCCTATTCTGGTGCTTCAGCACTTATGTCACCTGGACATTATCAGAAAATAGAGTCATCTATCCCACAACCCAGACATGGAGATAATACCGGAGTGCGTAAGGAACAGGAGATAAAGCAAGAATCTATTTCTTTGTCTGCTGAAGCAGCTGCAGCTCAGGAAGCATGTGAAAAGTGGCGACTAAG GGGAAACCAAGCATACTCTAATGGGGATCTATCTAAAGCTGAGGACTGCTACACACAAGGAGTGAATTGCGTTTCTAGAAATGAGACATCTAGAAGCTGTCTTAGGGCATTGATGCTGTGCTATAGCAACCGTGCAGCAACACGTATGACTGTTGGAAGAATAAGAGATGCACTTGGGGACTGTATGATGGCTGCTGCAATTGATCCCAACTTCCTGAAAGTGCAGGTTAGAGCTTCCAA CTGTTATCTTGCTCTTGGGGAAGTTGAAGATGCTTCACAACATTTTAGGAGGTGCCTGCAATTAGCAAATGATGTCTGTGTGGACCGAAAGATTGCAGTAGAAGCTTCTGATGGCTTACACAAAGCACAG AAAGTGTCTGAATGCCTGAATCTTTCTGCTGGACTTTTTCTATGGAAAACATCTACTAATGCCGAGCATGCTTTACAACTTATTGATGAAGGTTTGGTAATAAGTCCTAGCTCAGAAAAATTACTTGAAATGAAAGCAGAGGCTCTTTTTGCG CAGGTGCGGAGGTATGAAGAGGTGATTGAGCTGTGTGAGCAGACCCTTAGTTCTGCGGAAAAGAACAACCTTCCAGCAGATACCAATGACCAGGTCGTTTCTGCAGATAGTTCCGAACTCTCAAAGTACTTTTACTTCAGAGTCTGGCGGTGCCGTATGATTTTTAAATCCTATTTTTATCTTGGAAAACTCGAGGAGGGTCTTGCTACACTAGATAAATATGAGGAAAAGATGTCTACCTCATATAG GAATTGGAGCAAAACTCTGCAATCATCAGAACCCCTTGTTCTCGTTGTACGTGAACTTCTGTCTCATAAG GTTGCAGGGAATGAAGCATTTCAGGCTGGAAGACATACTGAAGCTGTTGAGCATTATACTACTGCTTTGTCCTGCAATGTTGAATCACGTCCATTTACAGCTGTTTGTTTTTGCAATCGTGCTGCTGCATACAAAGCATTGGGCCAGATTACTGATGCTATTGCTGATTGCAGTCTAGCTATAGCTCTTGATGGAAATTATCTAAAG GCTATTTCTAGACGAGCCACATTATACGAGATGATCAGAGATTATGGAGAAGCTGCTAAAGATCTTCAGAGACTGGTATCTATTCTCACTAAGCAGGTAGAGGAAAAAACTAATCTGTGTGGAACATCTGACAGATCCATTAGCAGCACAAATGACTTGAGACAAGCTCGTCTTCGTCTCTCtgaaatagaagaagaagacagaAAAGACATCCCCTTGGATATGTACCTTATTCT GGGAGTTGAACCATCTGTTTCGGCATCAGAAATCAAGAAGGCCTATCGGAAAGCTGCACTTCGACATCATCCTGACAAG GTTGGTCAATTCTTTTCAAGGAGTGATAATGGTGACGATGGGCGTTGGAAGGAGATAGCAGAAGAAGTGCACAAGGATGCTGACAGgctttttaaaatgattggGGAGGCATATGCAGTACTTTCAGACCCAACCAAG CGTGCAAGGTATGACACCGAAGAGGAGATGAGGAATGCACAAAAGAAACGCAGTGGAAGCAGCACATCTAGAATGCCAGCAGATGTTCAAAATTACCCATTTGAAAGAAGTAGCAGTAGGCGACAATGGAGAGAGGTTCCGAGATCATATGGTAACTCATCTTCTAGAGGGTCAGAAGCAACATGGTCAAGTAGATATTCTTGA